A single genomic interval of Parafrankia irregularis harbors:
- a CDS encoding TnsA-like heteromeric transposase endonuclease subunit: MSSDLPCQLGSCLLSGEMVAMVTDAQLSVRDSTGAVSTYEDLSLVDLAATVAGCPWRVFRWRQGQAHYSGWYWSVTMAGHVVYESRLELARLLLADFDCSVVGIAAQPFCLTAEVDGRLRRHVPDFLLVDPGGLVTVVNVKPAEQLAREKVAEALAWAGQVFTRAGWCHEVWSGAPAAVLGNVRFLAAYRRADRVDAEAVEEIDRTVTGRVALGEVEAGLAGRFAVEVCRPALLHLVWRGVFRVDLDRPLSPVSVLERVV, from the coding sequence ATGTCCAGTGATCTACCGTGCCAGTTGGGATCATGTCTTCTATCTGGGGAGATGGTAGCGATGGTGACTGATGCTCAATTGAGCGTCAGGGATTCCACTGGCGCGGTGTCGACGTACGAGGATCTGTCGCTGGTTGACCTTGCCGCGACGGTGGCTGGGTGTCCGTGGCGGGTTTTTCGATGGCGGCAGGGACAGGCGCACTACTCGGGCTGGTATTGGTCGGTGACGATGGCGGGCCATGTGGTTTATGAAAGCCGGCTGGAGCTTGCCCGGCTCCTGCTCGCCGATTTCGATTGTTCGGTGGTGGGAATCGCGGCGCAGCCTTTCTGCCTGACCGCGGAGGTGGATGGGCGGCTCCGGCGGCATGTTCCGGACTTTCTGCTGGTGGACCCGGGCGGGCTGGTGACCGTGGTCAATGTGAAGCCGGCGGAGCAGCTGGCCAGGGAGAAGGTCGCGGAAGCGTTGGCCTGGGCGGGCCAGGTTTTCACGCGGGCCGGCTGGTGCCATGAGGTCTGGTCGGGGGCGCCGGCGGCGGTGCTGGGAAATGTGCGGTTCCTGGCGGCCTATCGGCGTGCTGATCGGGTCGACGCCGAGGCCGTCGAGGAGATCGATCGGACGGTCACGGGGAGGGTGGCTCTCGGTGAGGTGGAGGCCGGGTTGGCGGGCCGGTTCGCGGTCGAGGTGTGCCGGCCGGCGTTGCTGCATCTGGTGTGGCGGGGCGTGTTCCGCGTCGATCTGGACAGGCCGTTGTCGCCGGTGTCGGTGCTGGAGCGTGTGGTGTGA
- a CDS encoding Mu transposase C-terminal domain-containing protein — protein MSATVTVTIGTRLVHDGEMRTVVGIEAQRLRLRDGQGREELVHTATVLANPATSVLGADGEPVAPMEALGPVLDSLDGPRRAEVLARLGHVREVLTGYVSGTVTLAAAGEPRAAYEMAVPLMDRYAAKAAEVGVDVRTVRRWVRAVQTAGAAGLVDQRMVRLADPFTGVDERWLAMCRLVLDEHTDASRPTRQLLLERVAARLDAEHGAGSVRAPGRRRARLVLEELSRATHAFTGATAAKRSIANRPTQPYGRLRATRPGEYVLVDTTGLDVFAMEPLTLRWVRVELTVALDLYSRCVTGLRLSPVSTKSVDAAVVLYESLVVDTARGSGGGLLPYAGLPDTVVVEAEPGLPGVAAESIVVDHGKIFLSEHLLSVCQRLGVSVQPARPLTPTDKAPVERFFRTLREGLLAALPGYKGPDVHSRGKDPQGCAYFFVDELETVIRQWIVGIYHRRPHGGLVDPAVPGLDLCPAEMFAHGLVRAGRLRVPARTDLVFDLLPVAWRTIQHYGIEVNGLRYNGPVLGGYRNRLSPFTGRHAGKWPVRYDTDDISRVYFQDPADQRWHTLVWEHAGGVGMPFSADTLAYARRLALAEGRHVDDRLALADLLDRWDAGLVRHPAERRMAIRASEQRQARLQAAVGGDLAAACELPAVSAGLEPAGTPAGSWRAGDDDCDGELDGAAADEPARIADEEFYADALRVVP, from the coding sequence GTGAGCGCGACGGTGACGGTGACGATCGGGACGAGGCTGGTCCACGACGGCGAGATGCGCACGGTCGTCGGTATCGAAGCGCAGCGGCTGCGGCTGCGTGACGGGCAGGGCCGCGAGGAGCTGGTGCACACGGCGACGGTGCTGGCGAATCCCGCGACCTCGGTGCTCGGGGCGGACGGGGAGCCGGTGGCGCCGATGGAGGCGTTGGGGCCGGTACTGGACAGCCTGGACGGGCCGCGACGCGCCGAGGTGCTGGCGCGGCTCGGGCATGTGCGTGAGGTGCTGACCGGCTACGTCTCAGGAACGGTGACGCTGGCGGCTGCCGGTGAGCCGCGGGCGGCCTACGAGATGGCGGTGCCGTTGATGGACCGCTACGCGGCGAAGGCCGCGGAGGTGGGGGTGGACGTCCGGACGGTGCGCCGCTGGGTCCGCGCGGTCCAGACAGCGGGCGCCGCGGGGCTGGTCGATCAGCGCATGGTGCGGCTGGCCGATCCGTTCACCGGGGTCGATGAGCGGTGGTTGGCGATGTGTCGGCTGGTGCTCGACGAACACACCGACGCCAGCCGGCCGACCCGGCAGCTGCTGCTGGAACGGGTGGCGGCACGGCTCGACGCCGAGCACGGCGCCGGATCGGTGCGGGCGCCGGGGCGGCGGCGGGCCCGGCTGGTGCTGGAGGAGTTGTCCCGGGCCACCCACGCGTTCACCGGCGCGACGGCGGCGAAACGGTCGATCGCGAACCGGCCGACACAGCCTTACGGGCGGCTGCGCGCGACCCGGCCGGGTGAGTACGTGCTGGTGGACACCACCGGGTTGGACGTGTTCGCGATGGAACCGCTGACCTTGCGCTGGGTCCGGGTCGAGCTGACCGTCGCGCTCGATCTGTATTCGCGGTGCGTGACCGGCCTGCGGCTCTCCCCGGTGTCGACGAAGTCCGTCGACGCGGCGGTCGTGCTCTACGAGTCGCTGGTGGTGGACACGGCCCGGGGCAGCGGCGGCGGTCTGCTGCCCTACGCGGGGCTGCCGGACACCGTCGTCGTCGAGGCGGAGCCGGGGCTGCCGGGGGTGGCCGCGGAGAGCATCGTCGTCGACCACGGCAAGATCTTCCTGTCGGAGCATCTGCTGTCGGTGTGTCAGCGCCTCGGGGTGTCGGTGCAGCCGGCCCGGCCGCTGACCCCCACTGACAAGGCGCCGGTGGAGCGGTTCTTCCGGACCCTGCGAGAAGGATTGCTGGCGGCGTTGCCCGGCTACAAGGGGCCGGATGTCCACAGCCGTGGGAAGGATCCGCAGGGCTGCGCCTACTTCTTCGTCGACGAGCTGGAGACCGTGATCCGCCAGTGGATCGTCGGGATCTACCACCGGCGTCCGCACGGCGGGCTGGTGGACCCGGCGGTGCCGGGGTTGGATCTGTGTCCGGCGGAGATGTTCGCTCACGGTCTGGTCCGGGCCGGTCGGCTGCGGGTGCCCGCGCGGACGGATCTGGTGTTCGATCTTCTGCCGGTCGCCTGGCGGACCATCCAGCATTACGGGATCGAGGTCAACGGGCTTCGTTACAACGGCCCCGTGCTGGGCGGCTACCGCAACCGGCTCAGCCCGTTCACCGGTCGGCACGCCGGCAAGTGGCCGGTGCGCTACGACACTGACGACATCTCACGGGTCTACTTCCAGGACCCGGCCGACCAGCGCTGGCACACGCTGGTCTGGGAGCACGCCGGCGGTGTCGGGATGCCGTTCTCCGCGGACACGCTCGCCTACGCCCGCCGCCTCGCGCTCGCCGAGGGCCGTCACGTCGATGACCGGCTCGCCCTGGCGGACCTGCTGGACCGGTGGGACGCGGGGCTCGTGCGTCATCCCGCCGAACGTCGGATGGCGATCCGCGCGAGCGAGCAGCGCCAGGCCCGGTTGCAGGCCGCCGTCGGCGGCGACCTCGCGGCGGCCTGCGAGCTGCCGGCGGTCAGCGCCGGGCTGGAACCCGCCGGGACACCGGCGGGTTCGTGGCGGGCCGGTGACGACGACTGCGACGGTGAGCTGGACGGCGCCGCCGCCGACGAACCGGCCAGGATCGCCGACGAGGAGTTCTACGCCGACGCGCTGAGGGTCGTGCCATGA
- a CDS encoding ATP-binding protein: MNRPDAVLSDRDERDWNLSCKDGWFAMVDTPPRTRPPRHSACEIAGMSRTVRLRYNETRARWHANLGPVATPGMDTVFEQLDEICGSNRQDGEKVKPAAVLDALPGLGKTTAALAFARAFHREQVDLYGPTVPATGGQWQRVPVVYLGLTSNTTIRSLNAMLCRFYALPAPDRGTATRLANRAAECVAGCKTRLVVVDDVHFLDVHRRDGREVANHFKWLANTFPVTFFFVGVGLRARGLLTEGLTGADAAFSQTARRWNVLTLTPFEIHSEAGRRTWRNLLLGIERDLVLAELGRGTVAEDLSDYLFARSSGHFASLMSLIARGCYRAVRTGAETLTAGLLDAVRIDEAAEKARRDLHAALGAGRLTSRPARQTTTRLGGEGAA, from the coding sequence ATGAACCGCCCGGACGCGGTGCTGTCCGACCGTGACGAGCGGGACTGGAACCTGTCATGCAAGGACGGCTGGTTCGCGATGGTCGACACCCCGCCGAGGACCCGCCCGCCGCGGCACAGCGCCTGCGAGATCGCGGGGATGTCGCGGACCGTCCGGCTGCGTTACAACGAGACCCGTGCCCGTTGGCACGCCAACCTCGGCCCCGTCGCGACCCCGGGCATGGACACCGTCTTCGAGCAGCTCGACGAGATCTGCGGATCGAACCGGCAGGACGGGGAGAAGGTCAAACCCGCCGCGGTCCTCGACGCGCTTCCCGGGCTGGGCAAGACGACCGCCGCGCTGGCGTTCGCCCGCGCCTTCCACCGCGAACAGGTCGACCTCTACGGGCCGACGGTTCCCGCCACGGGCGGCCAGTGGCAGCGGGTGCCGGTCGTTTACCTCGGGCTGACCTCGAACACGACGATCCGCAGCCTGAACGCGATGCTCTGCCGCTTCTACGCGCTGCCCGCCCCTGACCGCGGCACCGCGACACGCCTGGCGAACCGCGCCGCCGAATGCGTCGCCGGGTGCAAGACCCGTCTCGTCGTCGTCGACGACGTGCACTTCCTCGACGTCCACCGTCGCGATGGCCGGGAGGTCGCCAACCATTTCAAGTGGCTCGCCAACACGTTCCCGGTGACGTTCTTCTTCGTCGGGGTGGGGCTACGCGCCCGCGGGCTGCTCACCGAGGGCCTGACCGGCGCCGACGCCGCGTTCTCCCAGACCGCGCGACGGTGGAACGTCCTCACCCTGACCCCGTTCGAGATCCACAGCGAGGCCGGGCGGCGCACCTGGCGCAACCTGCTCCTCGGTATCGAACGCGACCTGGTTCTCGCCGAACTCGGCCGGGGAACGGTCGCCGAGGACCTGTCGGACTACCTGTTCGCCCGCAGCTCCGGGCACTTCGCCTCGCTGATGTCCCTGATCGCCCGGGGCTGCTACCGGGCCGTCAGGACCGGCGCGGAAACCCTCACCGCCGGTCTGCTCGACGCGGTCCGCATCGACGAGGCCGCGGAGAAAGCCCGCCGTGACCTGCACGCCGCGCTCGGCGCGGGCCGGCTGACCAGCCGGCCCGCCCGCCAGACCACCACGCGCCTGGGCGGGGAGGGCGCGGCATGA
- a CDS encoding TniQ family protein, translated as MTRRLPFTLTPLPGESFESWTTAYARRLRVTTSELTRALGLTADPPPAVTTPLTVADATGLTPRTFAAMFHPPLPDLPPRTPDALRTAATAGRTSRFCPTCLAEHPGRFALAWQLRWTFFCLDHGQPLADRCPRCGSTQPVRHPSGRTPPGHCTRHVTAAATTTRCGFDLTEPPHPTCADPAAAHTAQQLIDRSLARLRLPPDATARHEALATLTDLTILAAHIATNDRPRRQRTPVAGDLRADTLLTAYQLLTAPTAGRPDDPLAPLVAHHSAGPRPLAVPESWKSASPSLTTRIAHSRDGFLRPIERLRHATTLPTLHPPTTDPTSGEPDPAVLRAARLPDQLWPVWTIRLLDDDSLEPVTFRPAAIAALLLPHSALRLNQITALVSDQITGGTVAHQLGKLTRGPAGSTTLRILTELALACDTHPIPIDYTRRRHLAATTELIDRATWRSFLGPGELRRGHRRRLDFARSYLYELLTDGNLAIASPPYRIVDPARRPAYHEFVLGMPAPLADDLTSHAHALLLHAGVTDEPLRWAPPAHWVHTHDWPGADLEHTDPAPIHDLLTRQHRSPQQVAETLHMSTEHVRQAVRLHPLPRPLYPTHRAGAILPLHPDTSQQHKPGIHYVDPTWLHEQYVTWKRTLADIADEIGCVYSTLRAFAEKHGIPLRPSGGSHHIHTLTGTHPSQLPEPLRSALTGHQAHLRLERFTMIVRHSNLTRAAEEAGVTPASLSEQLTYLERVCGGTLMRRHHPRRLDSPTELGQALHLQIEAHILHDTTSHP; from the coding sequence ATGACCCGCCGGCTCCCGTTCACCCTGACACCGCTGCCCGGGGAATCGTTCGAGAGCTGGACGACCGCCTACGCGCGGCGCCTGCGCGTCACCACCAGCGAACTCACCCGCGCCCTCGGCCTCACCGCCGACCCGCCCCCGGCCGTCACCACGCCGCTCACGGTCGCCGACGCGACCGGTCTGACCCCCCGGACCTTCGCCGCGATGTTCCACCCTCCGCTCCCGGATCTGCCCCCGCGCACCCCCGACGCCCTGCGCACCGCGGCGACCGCGGGACGCACCAGCCGGTTCTGCCCGACTTGCCTGGCCGAACATCCCGGCCGGTTCGCCCTGGCCTGGCAGCTGCGCTGGACGTTCTTCTGCCTCGATCACGGCCAGCCACTCGCGGACCGATGCCCGCGCTGCGGGTCCACCCAACCCGTCCGGCACCCGTCCGGACGGACACCACCCGGTCATTGCACCCGCCACGTCACCGCCGCGGCGACCACCACCCGCTGCGGCTTCGACCTCACCGAGCCCCCCCACCCCACCTGCGCCGATCCCGCCGCCGCCCACACCGCCCAGCAGCTGATCGACCGCAGCCTCGCGCGGCTACGCCTCCCACCCGACGCCACCGCCCGGCACGAAGCCCTCGCCACGCTCACCGACCTGACCATCCTCGCCGCCCACATCGCGACGAACGACCGCCCCCGCCGCCAGCGAACACCCGTCGCGGGCGACCTGCGGGCCGACACCCTGCTCACCGCCTACCAGCTGCTCACCGCCCCCACCGCTGGCCGCCCGGACGACCCCCTCGCGCCCCTGGTCGCCCACCACTCGGCCGGGCCCCGGCCCCTGGCAGTGCCCGAGTCCTGGAAATCCGCCAGCCCCAGCCTGACAACCCGCATCGCGCACAGCCGCGACGGATTCCTGCGTCCCATCGAACGCCTCCGGCACGCCACCACCCTGCCCACCTTGCATCCCCCGACCACCGACCCCACCAGCGGCGAACCGGACCCGGCCGTCCTGCGAGCCGCACGCCTACCCGACCAGCTCTGGCCCGTCTGGACGATCCGTCTCCTCGACGACGACTCCCTCGAACCGGTGACCTTCCGCCCCGCGGCGATCGCGGCGCTTCTGCTTCCCCACAGCGCTCTGCGGCTCAACCAGATCACCGCCCTCGTCAGCGACCAGATCACCGGCGGCACCGTCGCCCACCAGCTCGGCAAACTGACCCGCGGCCCCGCCGGCAGCACCACGCTGCGCATCCTCACCGAACTCGCCCTGGCCTGCGACACCCACCCCATCCCGATCGACTACACGCGCCGCCGTCACCTCGCCGCCACGACCGAGCTGATCGACCGCGCGACCTGGAGAAGCTTCCTCGGCCCCGGGGAGCTGCGCCGCGGGCACCGACGCCGCCTCGATTTCGCCCGCTCCTACCTCTACGAACTCCTCACCGACGGCAACCTCGCCATCGCCTCACCGCCCTACCGGATCGTCGACCCCGCGCGACGCCCCGCCTACCACGAGTTCGTCCTCGGGATGCCCGCGCCGCTCGCCGACGATCTCACCAGCCACGCCCACGCCCTGCTTCTCCACGCCGGCGTCACCGACGAGCCGCTGCGCTGGGCCCCGCCAGCGCACTGGGTCCACACCCACGACTGGCCCGGCGCCGATCTCGAACACACCGACCCCGCCCCCATCCACGACCTGCTCACCCGCCAGCACCGATCCCCGCAGCAGGTCGCCGAAACCCTCCACATGTCGACAGAGCACGTCCGCCAAGCCGTGCGGCTACACCCGCTGCCACGCCCGCTCTATCCCACCCACCGCGCCGGAGCGATCCTCCCGCTCCACCCCGACACCAGCCAGCAGCACAAACCCGGAATCCATTACGTCGACCCCACCTGGCTCCACGAACAATACGTCACCTGGAAACGCACCCTCGCAGACATCGCCGACGAAATCGGCTGCGTTTACAGCACCCTCCGGGCTTTCGCGGAGAAACACGGAATCCCGCTACGTCCATCCGGCGGCTCACACCACATCCACACCCTCACAGGAACCCACCCCTCCCAACTACCCGAACCACTACGCAGCGCCCTCACCGGCCACCAAGCCCATCTCCGCCTCGAACGCTTCACGATGATCGTCCGACATTCCAACCTCACCAGAGCCGCCGAAGAAGCCGGCGTCACCCCCGCCTCCCTCTCCGAACAGCTCACCTACCTCGAACGCGTCTGCGGCGGCACCCTCATGCGCCGCCACCACCCCAGACGCCTCGACAGCCCCACAGAACTCGGACAGGCACTACACCTCCAGATAGAAGCCCACATCCTCCACGACACCACCAGCCACCCATGA
- a CDS encoding TadE family protein, with amino-acid sequence MDIFAGLPTADNSAARRGATRPRRAFRGHLHRATCRPSGRHPRPPHGPLPRRLARRRARQAAPPAPGRGGAAGRGSRDAGAASVELVIATPLLITMLLVVIQFALWAHASHVAASAARGGADAARVYGAAPTAGDDAARLILAQLGGTVLTGTGVQLDRRPETVTVTVTGNAVSLLPGISLPVTGHATGTLERPTP; translated from the coding sequence ATGGACATCTTCGCCGGCCTCCCTACAGCTGACAACTCCGCAGCGCGCAGAGGTGCCACAAGGCCGCGACGCGCCTTCCGGGGACACCTTCACCGCGCGACGTGCCGTCCGAGCGGACGTCATCCCCGGCCTCCCCACGGCCCGCTGCCACGGCGACTCGCCCGCCGCCGCGCTCGGCAGGCGGCACCCCCCGCCCCGGGCCGAGGCGGGGCGGCGGGGCGCGGCTCGAGGGATGCCGGGGCGGCCAGCGTCGAGCTGGTCATCGCCACCCCGCTGCTGATCACCATGCTCCTGGTCGTGATCCAGTTCGCGTTGTGGGCGCACGCGAGCCATGTGGCGGCCAGCGCCGCCCGTGGCGGTGCGGACGCAGCCCGCGTCTACGGCGCCGCACCCACCGCCGGAGACGACGCCGCGCGGCTCATCCTCGCCCAGCTCGGCGGCACCGTTCTCACCGGCACGGGCGTCCAGCTCGACCGCCGGCCCGAGACGGTCACCGTCACCGTCACGGGAAACGCGGTCAGCCTGCTGCCCGGAATCTCCCTGCCGGTGACCGGCCACGCCACCGGAACCCTCGAACGGCCAACACCATGA
- a CDS encoding TadE/TadG family type IV pilus assembly protein gives MISIIGLSRRGRHGAPARPGTDQDAGSAAVELTLLAPLIILMLLLIVYAGRAVNARGQVDTAAHTAARAASLARTPTLAIAAAQAAVAPDLTGNTGPCTALTVEVDTSQFRPGGVVRATVACRLDQSDLAAGLPVPGGRTVTAAAAVPIDLYRGVTATAAAWPPAGTDSSSREQV, from the coding sequence ATGATCAGCATCATCGGGCTGTCCCGCCGAGGGCGCCACGGCGCACCGGCCCGGCCGGGCACAGACCAAGACGCGGGGTCGGCCGCGGTCGAACTGACCCTGCTCGCACCGCTGATCATTCTGATGCTGCTGCTGATCGTCTACGCGGGGCGGGCGGTGAACGCCCGCGGGCAGGTCGACACCGCCGCGCACACCGCCGCCCGTGCCGCGAGCCTCGCCCGCACACCCACCCTGGCCATCGCCGCCGCCCAGGCGGCCGTCGCCCCGGACCTCACCGGGAACACAGGTCCCTGCACCGCCCTGACGGTGGAGGTGGACACCAGCCAGTTCCGGCCCGGAGGTGTGGTCCGCGCGACAGTGGCCTGCCGGCTGGACCAGTCCGACCTCGCCGCCGGCCTTCCCGTCCCCGGCGGGCGCACGGTCACCGCCGCCGCAGCCGTGCCAATCGACCTCTACCGCGGTGTCACCGCGACCGCGGCGGCCTGGCCGCCGGCCGGCACAGACTCTTCCTCACGGGAGCAGGTGTGA
- a CDS encoding pilus assembly protein TadG-related protein, whose amino-acid sequence MPDPTRKDAGTVTAFFVVLTVALLAVTGLVVDGGLALDRKSAAVSLAAEAARAGAQGLDLATYRASGVIQLDPTAAERRAEQYLATAGTEGTVTATAATVTVTVTVRVPTQLLGIVGIDTLTVTGQASAAPVHGVTAPAGAP is encoded by the coding sequence GTGCCTGACCCCACCCGGAAGGACGCGGGGACGGTGACCGCGTTCTTCGTCGTCCTCACCGTGGCGCTACTCGCGGTGACCGGTCTCGTCGTGGACGGCGGGCTCGCGTTGGACCGGAAGTCCGCCGCGGTCAGCCTCGCCGCCGAGGCCGCCCGCGCCGGCGCGCAGGGCCTGGACCTGGCCACCTACCGGGCCAGCGGCGTCATCCAGCTCGACCCGACCGCCGCAGAGCGGCGGGCCGAGCAGTACCTGGCCACCGCCGGCACGGAAGGGACCGTCACCGCGACCGCCGCCACGGTGACGGTGACGGTGACAGTACGTGTCCCCACCCAGCTCCTCGGGATAGTCGGGATCGACACGCTCACCGTCACCGGACAGGCCAGCGCCGCCCCCGTCCACGGCGTCACCGCCCCGGCCGGTGCCCCATGA